A genomic segment from Orrella daihaiensis encodes:
- the dnaQ gene encoding DNA polymerase III subunit epsilon encodes MRWVILDTETTGLDPEDGHRIIEIGAVEVVNRAITGRDFHTYLNPDRDSDQGALEVHGLTTDFLQDKPRFKDVVGEFLEFVKEAELIIHNAPFDLKFLNSELKKLGHNELTSYSGPVTDSLAHAKLLYPGKRNSLDALCERYSISNAHRTLHGALLDSRLLAEVWLAMTRGQDSLAIEDEVHPSKNIAPEKRKFFELPLIEVSQAEDEAHEAYLQVLDKASGDQTLWRSLKSH; translated from the coding sequence ATGCGCTGGGTCATTCTTGATACGGAAACCACTGGTCTAGATCCGGAAGATGGACATCGCATCATTGAAATTGGTGCCGTCGAAGTCGTCAATCGCGCTATCACGGGACGGGACTTTCATACTTATTTGAATCCCGACCGTGACAGTGATCAGGGTGCTCTCGAAGTACATGGTTTGACGACCGATTTTCTGCAGGACAAGCCTCGCTTTAAGGATGTGGTCGGCGAGTTTCTTGAGTTCGTCAAAGAAGCTGAACTCATTATTCACAATGCGCCGTTCGATCTTAAGTTCCTGAATTCAGAGCTAAAGAAACTTGGGCACAATGAATTAACCTCATACTCCGGGCCAGTCACCGATTCGCTGGCGCATGCCAAGCTACTCTACCCGGGAAAGCGTAATTCACTCGATGCACTTTGTGAGCGCTACAGCATTAGCAACGCTCACCGTACCTTGCATGGTGCCTTACTCGATTCGCGGCTTTTGGCGGAAGTTTGGCTGGCAATGACCCGTGGCCAGGACAGTCTGGCCATTGAAGATGAAGTCCATCCCAGCAAAAACATTGCGCCAGAGAAACGCAAGTTCTTTGAACTCCCGTTAATCGAGGTCAGTCAGGCTGAGGATGAAGCGCATGAAGCGTACCTGCAGGTGCTCGATAAGGCCAGTGGTGATCAGACCTTATGGCGCAGTCTCAAGTCGCACTAA
- a CDS encoding ABC transporter ATP-binding protein: MQNPPLIDARGVCLTYQMGEKTVAVLRDVSLQVEQGSTVAIAGPSGSGKTSLLLLLSGLEQSEAGVILLNGLSLTELGRNQLADLRRDHIGIVFQSFHLLPSLTALDNVALPLQMAGTTQARETALDMLARVGLADRAHHLPSQLSGGEQQRVAIARALVHRPQLLLADEPTGNLDDHTAQAVRELLFRLNRELGTTLVLVTHDMDFAKQCDRVLRLHDGQLQEYQHDISA; encoded by the coding sequence ATGCAAAACCCACCTTTAATCGATGCCCGAGGCGTATGCCTTACCTACCAAATGGGCGAGAAGACGGTTGCTGTGTTGCGAGATGTGTCGCTGCAAGTGGAGCAGGGCAGTACGGTGGCCATTGCCGGCCCCTCAGGTTCCGGTAAAACGTCTTTGCTGTTGCTGCTATCAGGGCTAGAGCAATCCGAGGCAGGAGTCATCCTACTTAATGGCCTGAGTTTGACTGAGCTTGGTCGCAATCAGCTTGCCGATTTGCGCCGGGATCACATCGGTATCGTGTTTCAAAGTTTTCACCTGCTGCCAAGTCTAACTGCGCTCGACAACGTTGCCTTGCCGCTGCAAATGGCCGGTACGACTCAGGCGCGAGAAACAGCATTGGATATGCTGGCACGTGTGGGGCTAGCTGACCGTGCGCATCACCTTCCGAGTCAATTATCTGGCGGGGAGCAGCAGCGTGTGGCGATCGCGCGAGCACTGGTACATCGGCCGCAGCTACTGCTTGCGGATGAACCGACTGGCAACCTTGATGACCACACCGCACAGGCAGTGCGCGAGCTGTTGTTTCGGTTAAACCGTGAGCTTGGAACCACGCTGGTGTTGGTTACCCATGACATGGATTTCGCCAAGCAGTGTGATCGGGTGCTGCGCCTGCATGACGGTCAGCTACAGGAATATCAGCATGATATTTCTGCTTGA